In Stieleria varia, one genomic interval encodes:
- the fba gene encoding class II fructose-bisphosphate aldolase (catalyzes the reversible aldol condensation of dihydroxyacetonephosphate and glyceraldehyde 3-phosphate in the Calvin cycle, glycolysis, and/or gluconeogenesis): protein MALVPLRVVLDHAAENNYGVAAFNVNNMEQIQSIMEAAEETDSPVIIQASRGARAYSQDAYLRHLMLAAVELYPHIPIVMHQDHGNSPETCLSAIENGFTSVMMDGSLMEDGKTPADYEYNVKVTAEVVKMAHARGVSVEGELGCLGSLESGEGEQEDGHGAVGELTRDQLLTDPDEAARFVEETGCDALAVAIGTSHGAYKFTKKPTGEVLAMTRIEEIHAKLPNTHLVMHGSSSVPQELQDIINKYGGEMKQTYGVPVEEIQRGIKSGVRKINVDTDCRMAITGAIRKVLMEDKSAFDPRAYLKPARAAMKEVCVARMTAFGQAGNAAKLRASLGVTA from the coding sequence ATGGCTTTGGTTCCACTTCGCGTTGTCCTCGATCACGCGGCCGAAAACAACTACGGCGTTGCCGCGTTCAACGTCAACAACATGGAACAGATTCAGTCGATCATGGAGGCTGCCGAAGAGACCGATTCGCCGGTCATCATTCAAGCCTCGCGTGGTGCCCGCGCCTACTCGCAAGACGCCTACCTGCGTCACCTGATGCTGGCCGCGGTTGAACTGTACCCGCACATTCCGATCGTCATGCACCAAGACCACGGCAATAGCCCAGAGACTTGCTTGTCCGCGATCGAAAACGGATTCACCAGCGTGATGATGGACGGTTCGCTGATGGAAGACGGCAAGACACCTGCCGACTACGAATACAACGTCAAAGTCACCGCCGAAGTCGTCAAGATGGCACACGCCCGCGGCGTCAGTGTCGAAGGCGAATTGGGATGCCTTGGCTCCTTGGAAAGCGGTGAAGGCGAACAAGAGGACGGTCATGGTGCGGTCGGCGAGCTGACCCGCGATCAATTGCTGACCGATCCGGATGAAGCCGCACGGTTCGTCGAAGAAACCGGTTGCGATGCTCTGGCCGTCGCCATCGGCACCAGTCACGGTGCGTACAAGTTCACCAAGAAACCGACCGGCGAAGTTCTGGCGATGACCCGCATCGAAGAAATTCACGCCAAGTTGCCCAACACGCACCTCGTCATGCACGGCAGCAGCTCGGTTCCTCAGGAATTGCAAGACATCATCAACAAGTACGGTGGTGAGATGAAGCAAACCTATGGCGTGCCGGTCGAAGAAATCCAACGTGGTATCAAAAGCGGCGTTCGCAAGATCAACGTCGATACCGATTGCCGCATGGCGATCACCGGTGCGATCCGCAAGGTGCTGATGGAAGACAAATCGGCCTTCGATCCACGCGCCTATCTGAAACCCGCCCGCGCCGCAATGAAAGAAGTCTGCGTCGCCCGCATGACCGCGTTCGGCCAAGCCGGCAATGCCGCCAAGCTGCGTGCCAGCCTCGGCGTGACCGCCTGA
- the msrA gene encoding peptide-methionine (S)-S-oxide reductase MsrA has product MFIKIAINLFTCGVLISCTACAPAQTSSSTSTSTDKPETKVATFAGGCFWCMEPAFDKMPGVISTTSGYTGGRTKNPTYEQVKTGRTGHIESMKIQYNPAEVTYEQLLTLFWHNIDPTQADGQFCDEGNQYRSMIFYHDDEQKKLALASKSTVEQELGQRVHTEIEKAATFYDAEDYHQDYYVKNPTKYKFYRWKCGRDQQLQSVWKDKAGKP; this is encoded by the coding sequence ATGTTTATCAAGATAGCGATCAACCTGTTCACTTGCGGCGTCTTGATCTCGTGCACCGCATGCGCCCCTGCTCAGACTAGTAGCTCGACCAGCACCTCAACGGACAAGCCTGAAACCAAAGTGGCAACCTTTGCCGGAGGATGCTTTTGGTGCATGGAGCCCGCCTTTGACAAAATGCCCGGTGTGATCTCGACGACCTCGGGCTACACCGGCGGTCGCACAAAGAACCCGACTTATGAACAAGTCAAAACGGGACGGACGGGGCACATCGAATCGATGAAGATCCAGTACAACCCAGCCGAGGTCACCTACGAACAACTGCTGACTTTGTTCTGGCACAACATCGATCCCACGCAAGCCGACGGCCAGTTTTGCGACGAAGGCAACCAGTACCGCTCGATGATCTTTTATCACGACGATGAGCAAAAGAAACTCGCGTTGGCCAGCAAGTCCACCGTGGAGCAGGAGCTCGGGCAGCGAGTCCATACCGAGATCGAAAAGGCGGCGACCTTTTACGATGCGGAAGACTATCATCAAGACTATTACGTCAAGAATCCCACCAAGTACAAGTTCTACCGCTGGAAATGCGGTCGAGATCAACAACTGCAATCTGTTTGGAAAGACAAAGCCGGTAAGCCATGA